Part of the Methylomonas sp. AM2-LC genome, TACCGGATAATAAAACATAGGGTCACCTTTAATTTAAGCCAAAATCTTTCTTAATTTTCTTCATCAAAGGGTTAGGGATTTCTTTGGCGCCATGAAAAGGGAAAATGGATTTTTTACCGTTTAACTCACCATGCAAATGACTACCTTTCCCCGGACTGAACTTAACGCCTTGCTGCTCTAACCAACGTTTGAATTCGCTGTATTTCATCATAACGCCCTTGTATTTGATACGCTCATTATTAACAAATAAGTATATAAACACAACAATAATGTTTTATTTTGGTGAAGGATAGCGTTCGGTATACGGAAAACCTATCCTATGTCTGCTTTTGAATCTACTTCACGGCGAAAAGCCCCATTCGCCATACATAAACACCCTGCGACAATTTGCCACACCGGTTTTTTTGAGGTTTTTTCTTTTCTTAAGCGTTGAGTGAAGGTAAAAACAATAAACAAGGACTTAACTCATGAAAAAATCGGTAACAGGCCTTTCCGGCAGAGAGAGCAAACAAACTAATCGGCGAATCGCTTTTGCCAAAATTCCGCTTTGCGTGGGCTTAGTCTCGTTTGTAGCGTCGGCATGGGTACAAGCGGTTGAAACCGTTACCCCAAACGCTGCGGGAGCTATTAAGGCAAACTTGCACACGTTCAATATTGGCAAACAACCGCTGTATTCGGCGCTAAATGCCATTGCCGAACAGGGCGGCGTGCAGTTTGTTTATACCGATGAAATGGTCAAGGGGTTATCCTCACCGGGCGTGAGCGGACAATTGACCACCGAGGATGCGCTGAATAAGGTTTTGGAAGGTTCCGGGTTGGGTTATCGTTTTAACAATGGCAATACCATTACCTTAGAGCTCAAGCCGTTGCAGGTGCCAAGTCTCAATCAGACCGAACCGACTACATTACCGAAAGTGAGTGTAGTGGGCAATGCCGTTTACGACGTCAAAGATCCTTACAACGAAGACTACGTTCTACCCAACGCTACTAGCGGCACCAAAATCGACACTCCCATTATGGAAACACCACTGAATGTGCAGGTGATTTCCAAACAGGTGCTGAAAGACCAACAGATCACATCACTTGGTCAGGCCTTGAAGAACGTCAGTGGCGTTACCTTGGGTATTTCCAATCAAAATACTGATTTTCCTAATGGTCTAAATCAATCCATCGTGGTGCGCGGCTTTAACTCCGACACGTATTTTCGTAACGGCTTCCGACTCCAGCAGGGTTCGGCAACTCGCGAAATGGCTAATGTGGAAAGCGTTGAGGTGTTGAAAGGCTCCGCCGCCATTTTGTATGGACTGGTCGAACCGGGCGGTATGGTCAACGTCATCACCAAACAACCGCTGGCAACACCCTACTACTCGGTAAACCAGCAATTCGGATCCTATGACATATACAGGACAACCGCCGACGCCACTGGCCCTGTCGCAGGGAACAAGGACGTGTTGTACCGGTTGAATATGTCTTATGAAAACAGCGGTTCGTTCCGTGAATTTGTCAACAGCGAGAAATTCTATATTGCGCCGATCTTGAAATGGAATATCAGCCCCAGAACCCAGGTAACAATGGAGCTGGAATATGGTCACGACAATCTCGGTTTGGACACCGGCATCGTGCCAACTCTCAATAATCAATTTATGAATGTTCCCATTGGTCGTAATTATGGGCAATATTACCCGGCAAAACAGGATAATTTTTTTGGCGGTGTAAACTGGTCGCACCAATTCAACGACGACTGGTCCATCAAACATAGTATGTCTGTAAATCAGTCAACAACCAATCAAACGGGGTTGCAAGCTTATGGGCCATTTATAGCGCAAGCATTATTGCCGGGTAATCCGGCAGATCAAATAGCCCTTGCTTTATATAAACAAAATGCCACATACAACGTCTATGCCACCAACATGGATTTAACCGGTCATTTTGATACGTTGGGGCTTAAACACACCTTGCTGTTGGGTGGCGACTATTATCGTACGGACAGCTCTAACTCTTCAGCATCCAGTATTTATAATTTCACCGGTAACAATATTCTTAACCCGACGCATTGTGCTGATCCTTATTGTGGATTGGTATTCAATCCGACTTCGCCATATACAGTGCCTCATACCGTCAATCACTTAGATCAGTACGGTCTTTATCTGCAAGACCAAATTAAATTACCTTATGATTTTCATGTTACGGGTGGATTTAGATACCAGAACCTTCACCAGGGTAGCTGGACTCAAGCTAATGATATGGTGATATATCCTAACCCATCGTTATCAGCAGATGCTGTGACGCCTCGCGTCGGATTGTTGTGGCAGCCGCAAAAGTGGCTTAGCCTATACAGCAATTACACGGAAAATTTTGGCGCCAATACTGGTAATGTTTATGTGAATGACTCGACTATTAAAGCAGCTGGCCCCACTGGGTCTCAACAATGGGAAGTCGGCTTTAAGAACGAGTTCTTCGATGGAAGATTACGTACGACGTTTGCTTATTATAATTTGACCAAACAAAATGTCCAGTCATCCGATATTGCTCATCCAGGCTTCGTTATCCTGACAGGTGAAGTTCGCAGCCGGGGACCTGAACTCGATATTCAGGGAGAAATCCTTCCGGGTTGGAACATGATTGCTACCTATGCTAATACCGATATTATTGTCACCAAGGCTAGTGATGATGCAGTTAATAATTATCCCACTGTAGGTAGCCGATATTGGGGGGTTCCCAGAAACACGGCCAGCCTATGGAATACCTATGAATTTCAACAAGACCCTTTGAAAGGTTTTAAGGTAGGCGGCGGTGTTACGGTAAGGGATGGTCAGCTTATCTATATCTATGGCGGAGATAGTTCAAATCCAACTATCCCAGGCTATGCAACTGTCGATTTGCTGGCGGCATATAGCATTAAGGTGGATAAATCAAAAGTCAGCGCGCAACTGAATGTGAACAATCTTTTGGATCACGACTACTATACTCAGGCAAGTGCATATCCCTCATCTTTAAATACTTCTGCTGGATATAACGCCGGTTTTGTTTCCTTTGGCGCACCGCGCACGTTTATGGGTTCTATAAAGGTTGAGTTTTAACGGCTTTACATCAAATTAGCCTGAGCGGGCCAGGGCATTCAGCTGCGGCCTGAATCTTTCAATACACCATTTAGCTGTGACGGTTAGATCAATATTTACGGTCTTGGGTCAATGCGGCAATTAGTCACATTTTAAATAGCTGCCGTAATTGATAATCTATGTTTCAACGCTTGTATGCACAGTTCTACCTTTCTTCTCTCTAATCCGGCTTCGCGCCGGATTTTTTTTATTAAAGCTTTCCATCCCAATTTTGCTAGCCCTAATTTTCACGTACACACTGTACTTGAGGTGGCTGACTTGGATAAAATCAAAACCGGGCGCGAAAAATTATTGAACGCTGATGGGCGACGTTCTGCGTCGAAGACTTTTGCATACAAGGCTGAACAGCGGGCAGTAAATCGAGCTTTAAAATCGTCCGCTATACGATAAAATAACTTTCCATTTATTAAGCGTACTAAATCGATATGGCAAAGCTGGGGCGTAATGATCCCTGTCCTTGTGGCAGCGGCAAAAAATATAAACAATGCTGTCTAAACAGCGAAGAAAGCCGGAACACCAATGCTCATTCCGAGGCAATCGCCAAAGCTGTCGATTGGTTGTTGAAGAAACATAAGGCGGCTGTGCACGATGCCATCGACTCGGTATTCTTTGGTGCAATTGATGACAATGATCATGATTTCTTGCAGGGATTAGGCGATGAAGTCATTGAAAATATAATGGGCAATGCCTTTGAATGGCTGCTGGCGGATGGAAATATCATCATCGAAGACGAACAATGCCGGGTAGCGGAACTGCTGCTTAGTAATAACGGCCCGCAGTTTTCTGAGGTGGAACGGCAACGGATCGAATTGCTGTCCACCGTATCGCTCAGGCTCTACGAAATTGTCGAGCTAATGCCGGGGGAATGCTTGATGCTAAGGGATGTGCTCCTTCCCGAAAGCCTTCCGGTTCAAATTCAAAGCGTATCCTGTTCAAAGTCTCTGACCCAACATGACTTTTTAGCGACACGAATACTGCCAATTGACAATCATTTCGAACTATCGGGTGCCGCATACGTTTTCCCTCGTACACGAAGCGGGGAATTGTTGAAAAATCTCCGGGTGGGATTGAAAGGTCGTGAACCTGATTCGGCTTTCGCCAAAGAAATTGCCAGTGTGGTCATTCCGTACCGCTGGCTGGAGTTACTTTTAAACCCCTTTGAACTGCCACCTCTGGCTGAGCAAATGATCGGAGAATCGGCATTGTTCGTAACTGATCTTTATCGTGTTCAGGTCTGGGGGACGTTAGAGAAGGTCTTGGCTGCTGAAGCGAATACTGAAGGCAGTCGCGAGCGGGGTTGGACGTACCTATTGGAGAAAGCTGATAGTCCGCGGCAAATTAGTTTTAGCATTTATCAAAGCAGCCGTCCGGATCGAATCAAAGTGTTTTATCAATCACCGGAATATGCCGACGAAGGCCGATCTTGGTTTGAAGAACTTGCCGGTACAAGCGTTGCGTTACTCTGTCGGGAAATAACCGATCTTGGTGACGTGCTGGCCCATTTTCACTCGGATGAGGCCAAAGAAGCATCGGATTCGACAACGCTCTCGTCAGAGCAATTGATAGAACTCGTCCATAGCGGCGTTCAAGAAATGTATGTTGACTGGGCTGACAAACCATTGCCGATATTGAACGACAAAACTCCCCGTGAGGCTATTCAAACGCCGGAAGGATTGGAAAAGGTGAAATACTTGCTGCATTCTTATGAGTTGATTGATAGGGAGCCTGATGATCCGAAGTATCATGTGCCGCAATTATTTGGCTTTTTATGGGAATCGTTAGGGATAGCACCGTAGATAAAACATAGCATTAGTGGAGTATATATTTATTCGTTTGATTCTCTGCCACCAATTTAATTTATTCATTCAAGATTGCTTGCGATCTAAAATGTGAATTGCCATTTTAGAAGTCCAAATATTTAAACTGTGTTATTTGACGCAGTTTAATTAAGTGTAATAACCTATTTTTTTGACTTTCCGCTTGAGTTAACCTCTATTTAGAGGATTAGTTACTCATCTTGCATTATCTTCTGTGCATTTCTCTCAGTAATATTTATTTACTAATCAACGAATTAAAAATAATTTCCTTACAATTATTGATTGTCGAATTAGGATGATAAATAGTATGGCGTAATTATTGCTGTATTTTCCTGTTTGATTTCTGAATGTTCCTTAAGTATCCATTACGGTTTTGACACTAGCCCTTCAACAGTAAGAAAACTTTAAATTTTGATCCATCTCTAGAATGAACGATTTCGCGCGCAACATGGTTCAGAGTCTTATCGAAAGCCATGAGAAAGATCTGTATAGCATGCTAAGGCGGCGGCTGGATTGCCCGCAAGATGCGGCAGACGTTGCGCAGGAAACTTATCGAAATTTATTAAAAATTGTCCCTACCGACGAGATCCAAAGCCCTAAGGCACTGCTGTTTCATATCGCCGGTCAATTAGCGGTTAATGTGAGGAATCGGCGCAGTTGGCATGATGCCAAACACGAAACCGATGAAATCCTTGCAGAGCATGCTTGTACTGAACAGAACCCTGAACAGCAGTTATCTTTGTCGCAGACCCAAGCGGTTATTCGCGCCGCTATAGACGGCATGCCGGAGAGACGACGAGAAGCCTTTGTGTTACATCGATTCCAGAATTATACTTATCCGCAAATTGCCCAAATACTGGGTATATCCGTGGCCATGGTAGAGAAACATGTGAGCGCAGGAATGCTGACTTGTAGACAGCGGCTGCACGAAGCCGGACTATTGGAACCATAATATGACCTATTGGTCTATCATTCATCTCGAATTACGCGGTAAACAGCGATGAACCAGATATTTGATTTCCCGACTGTTGCTAAGGCAGCGGGCGACTGGTTTGCCAGATTACACGCGCCTGATTGCAGCGATGCAGAACGGGAGGCTTTTGAACGCTGGCTAGCCGCTGATCCGGAACATCGCCGCGAATATCGAAATATGGAAAGCATGTGGCAAGCCATGGGGTCTTTGCAGTCTGTTTATGCGCATCAAGCTAAGGCCCAACCGGTTCAGAGTGTCAGATTCAATCGCCGTCGTTTACTTCCTCTTAGATCCGCAGCCGTATTGGTGTTAGCGGTGGGCATGCTTTGGCAAAGCAGGTATTTTGCCGAACAAAACCAACAGTTCAGTACCGCTGTTGGTCAACAGAGCAGTGTAACGCTAGCCGATGGTAGTGTGCTTGAACTCAATACAGACACGGCCGTTACAGTACACTATACCCGCAGTTCCCGTGAATTGCAGCTCGATCACGGCGAACTGTTTGTGCATGTTGCACACCAGGCTCTACGTCCCTTCGTGGTTAAAGCCGGCGCTGGTGAAACCCGCGACATTGGCACCCAATTTTCGGTTTATCTCAAGCCTGAAGCGACTACCATTACGGTGTTCGAGGGCGAAGTGCAAGTGACTTCCGGTATGGAATCAACTAACCGTTCCATAAGTAATCTGCATGGTGGTGAGCGGATGGCCTATAACGATAAAGGCCGTCAGTCCTTGCAGGAATCCATCGATATTGAGGCGCTACAAGCCTGGCGTCACGGCGACTTAATCTTTCGCGACCAAACATTGGCGCAAGTCATTGCTGAAATCGAGCGCTATCATCACGTTCAGGTCAAACTTTCATCAACACAGCTTGCCGCACAGCGAGTCAGCGGCGTATTCAAGACCCAAGATCTACACGGCATCATCGCGGCCATTGCCGCTCTTCTCGATATCCAAGCCCGTTGGTCCTCGCCGGAGCAGGTTCTGCTTTCGGATGCTCGTCAGCGTTGAAGCAGGTTAAATCAGGTGTCATAAGACAATTGGTTTGCTCTCGTCAGCAGCATCCAATAAAGCGCGATGTGTCAGCGTGTCGCTGACAGAGCCAGCCAGACCACCTGTTCCCTGGTACACAGGTAAAACAGGAACACTGGCTTTGGAAGATAAGTACCGCGACAAAGCATCTTCAATCAAATTATTCAAGGTAGTATGTTTTTGATTAGCCATAAGTTTTGCCTGACTAAGCAAATCATCGTTTAATTCAAGCACTGTTTGCATAAGAAGATTTAATTTAGGTACATGTAGAAACTATGTTAACAAAAAAATGCTAACGACTCTATCTCACTAACCGGTTGAAAAGCTGGTTAACCGCTGTCGCGACAAACCTGACTATGTTATGGCTGCAAGGTTTGGTGAGCAATGGCAAAATATTTTTAATCCAGGAGGTAGGGTATTGGTGGGTGTCGTTTGGCTTATGTATTGTAGGGATCAAAAAGTATCCCTGTAATCCAAGGAGATCGCCAATGCCCAACCAGAACTGCCACTCAGCCCGTTTATATCCGCCGGGTCGAACCGCTAAATCGAATCTGTTATTTCTAAGCCTGACAGCCTTGTTGTCAGGGATTCAGCCAGTGAGCGTCTGCGCAGCAGAGTCCGACATAGAATTACATTTGCCTGCCCAGCCTCTCGCTGCCGCACTTGAAGCATACTCTCAAGACACCGGCATCCAGCTTATTTATCGTCCCGAGGCGGTTGCAGGGTTACAGAGTCCAGCACTCGACGGACGCTTTACCCGGACAGAAGCCCTGGGCCGACTGCTAAAAGGCACAACGCTGAGTGTTCAGCCGGTGGATGATCATACTCTGGCGATAAAGTCGGTAGAGCAAGGTGTCAACAACACTAAGCAATCTATTGATGCGATTACCTTGCCGAAAGTGAATGTGGTCGGCAATGCTATCAACGATACGACAGATCCCTACAACAAAGATTATGCCTTGCCCAACGCCACGACCGGCACCAAGACTGACACACCGCTCATGGAAACACCACTAAATGTGCAGGTGATTTCCAAGCAAGTGCTAAAAGACCAGCAAGTGATTAGCTTGGCGGACGCATTGAAAAATGTTAGCGGGGTTACTGCGGCCGACCAAGCACAATCTGGGGGTACTGATGGCGGGATCGGAACAAGCCAAACCTATTTTATACGTGGTTTTGCAAGCACTACCTTTTTGCGTAACGGTTTTAGAATGACGCAAGGCGGTGGTGTGCGGCAGATGGCGAATACTGAATCCGTAGAAGTATTAAAAGGTTCAGCGGCCATTTTGTATGGACAGGTTGAGCCTGGCGGTATGATTAATATTATCACTAAACAACCTCAGACCACGCCGTATTATGCCGCCAGCCAGCAGTTCGGTTCCTATGACTTGTACCGCACCAGCATAGACGCTACCGGCCCGATCACCAGTGACGACACCTTGTTGTACAGATTGAATATGTCTTATCAAAACAGCGGCTCTTTCCGGGAGTTTGTTGGCTCGGAAGATGTCTATCTTGCCCCGGTATTAAAATGGAACATTGATCCCAAAACCCAGATGACTCTGGAGTTGGAATACAACCGT contains:
- a CDS encoding type II toxin-antitoxin system HicA family toxin; the encoded protein is MMKYSEFKRWLEQQGVKFSPGKGSHLHGELNGKKSIFPFHGAKEIPNPLMKKIKKDFGLN
- a CDS encoding TonB-dependent receptor gives rise to the protein MKKSVTGLSGRESKQTNRRIAFAKIPLCVGLVSFVASAWVQAVETVTPNAAGAIKANLHTFNIGKQPLYSALNAIAEQGGVQFVYTDEMVKGLSSPGVSGQLTTEDALNKVLEGSGLGYRFNNGNTITLELKPLQVPSLNQTEPTTLPKVSVVGNAVYDVKDPYNEDYVLPNATSGTKIDTPIMETPLNVQVISKQVLKDQQITSLGQALKNVSGVTLGISNQNTDFPNGLNQSIVVRGFNSDTYFRNGFRLQQGSATREMANVESVEVLKGSAAILYGLVEPGGMVNVITKQPLATPYYSVNQQFGSYDIYRTTADATGPVAGNKDVLYRLNMSYENSGSFREFVNSEKFYIAPILKWNISPRTQVTMELEYGHDNLGLDTGIVPTLNNQFMNVPIGRNYGQYYPAKQDNFFGGVNWSHQFNDDWSIKHSMSVNQSTTNQTGLQAYGPFIAQALLPGNPADQIALALYKQNATYNVYATNMDLTGHFDTLGLKHTLLLGGDYYRTDSSNSSASSIYNFTGNNILNPTHCADPYCGLVFNPTSPYTVPHTVNHLDQYGLYLQDQIKLPYDFHVTGGFRYQNLHQGSWTQANDMVIYPNPSLSADAVTPRVGLLWQPQKWLSLYSNYTENFGANTGNVYVNDSTIKAAGPTGSQQWEVGFKNEFFDGRLRTTFAYYNLTKQNVQSSDIAHPGFVILTGEVRSRGPELDIQGEILPGWNMIATYANTDIIVTKASDDAVNNYPTVGSRYWGVPRNTASLWNTYEFQQDPLKGFKVGGGVTVRDGQLIYIYGGDSSNPTIPGYATVDLLAAYSIKVDKSKVSAQLNVNNLLDHDYYTQASAYPSSLNTSAGYNAGFVSFGAPRTFMGSIKVEF
- a CDS encoding SEC-C metal-binding domain-containing protein, whose protein sequence is MAKLGRNDPCPCGSGKKYKQCCLNSEESRNTNAHSEAIAKAVDWLLKKHKAAVHDAIDSVFFGAIDDNDHDFLQGLGDEVIENIMGNAFEWLLADGNIIIEDEQCRVAELLLSNNGPQFSEVERQRIELLSTVSLRLYEIVELMPGECLMLRDVLLPESLPVQIQSVSCSKSLTQHDFLATRILPIDNHFELSGAAYVFPRTRSGELLKNLRVGLKGREPDSAFAKEIASVVIPYRWLELLLNPFELPPLAEQMIGESALFVTDLYRVQVWGTLEKVLAAEANTEGSRERGWTYLLEKADSPRQISFSIYQSSRPDRIKVFYQSPEYADEGRSWFEELAGTSVALLCREITDLGDVLAHFHSDEAKEASDSTTLSSEQLIELVHSGVQEMYVDWADKPLPILNDKTPREAIQTPEGLEKVKYLLHSYELIDREPDDPKYHVPQLFGFLWESLGIAP
- a CDS encoding RNA polymerase sigma factor — protein: MNDFARNMVQSLIESHEKDLYSMLRRRLDCPQDAADVAQETYRNLLKIVPTDEIQSPKALLFHIAGQLAVNVRNRRSWHDAKHETDEILAEHACTEQNPEQQLSLSQTQAVIRAAIDGMPERRREAFVLHRFQNYTYPQIAQILGISVAMVEKHVSAGMLTCRQRLHEAGLLEP
- a CDS encoding FecR family protein, yielding MNQIFDFPTVAKAAGDWFARLHAPDCSDAEREAFERWLAADPEHRREYRNMESMWQAMGSLQSVYAHQAKAQPVQSVRFNRRRLLPLRSAAVLVLAVGMLWQSRYFAEQNQQFSTAVGQQSSVTLADGSVLELNTDTAVTVHYTRSSRELQLDHGELFVHVAHQALRPFVVKAGAGETRDIGTQFSVYLKPEATTITVFEGEVQVTSGMESTNRSISNLHGGERMAYNDKGRQSLQESIDIEALQAWRHGDLIFRDQTLAQVIAEIERYHHVQVKLSSTQLAAQRVSGVFKTQDLHGIIAAIAALLDIQARWSSPEQVLLSDARQR